The DNA segment CGTCCATTGAGTTTAAGTGGGTGTAGCCCCATGAGGGTAAAATATCTCATACTGTTGGTTTTCCTTGTACCAGCCCTTATCCTCCTTCCCGCTTTGGGGAATCTTGACCTTCTCGTTGTTCTCAGCGGAAGCATGCAACCCCTCTTCAACCCGGGAGACATGGTTGTAATTGAAATAGTTGATCCCAGCACAGTGGGAATCGGAGACGTCATAGCGTTCCACCCCCCTGATGCCAAAGACGAAAAAACACTGGTCACACACAGGGTCGTTGATGTGGTCACGAACGGGAGCCACAGATACTTTCAGACCAAGGGTGACAACAACGAGGATCTCGATCCATTCCTGGTTCCCCCTGAGAATGTCGTTGGGAGGGCTGTCTTCTCGATTCCCTATCTGGGATACCTTACAAGGCACAATCCCAACAGGACAGTCAAACTCGCGGTGTATTTCCTTCTCATAGTCTTCCCCGGGCTCATAGTCCTGTACAGCGAGCTCTCGTACCTTAGGGGATACTCTCCAAAAATGGAGAGAAGGGAAGAGAAGCTGAAACTCTGGAGGTCGAGGACTGTAGAGGAGGTGCTGCCTCTGCGGGCCGTTGGGATATTCTTTATCTCCATGGCTGTGCTTACTATGATGCTCCACCCAGCGATAGAGGCAACACCCCGGGGTGTCGTTAATACGGGCACGCTTCCGGTTCTCCTGCTCAGAAACGGCGTACCCGACTACGTCTATCTGCCTCCCGGTAAAACGTACGCCGGGGACTACGAACTTGCCGTTAACTCAGTCCTCCCCGTAATGTGGCTGGTCAAGGCATACGAGGTTAATCCTTTTATACTTAAATCGCTGAACGTTATAATATCCCTCCTGCTGACGCTCGTAACGTTCCCTCTGTGGGTGAGGGAGTTCCCGGATATAAAAAGCCGGGTAAGGAGGCGGCACCATGAAACTCTGGGAATATAACCTGCTCTCCCGGATAAAACGGTACTGGGTGCCTCTAACCGTAATCTTTCTGCTTCTGGCGGCGGTTTTTGGTTATGCGTACATCACGACTCCGACAACGGTTACCAAGGAGATTACGGTCACCAGAACCCTGTACCTCTGGTCTGGCGGGATTGAAGGGATGGGCGTTGTAGTTCAACCCAACCCTATATGGGACGTTGGAAGAAAAGTTGTACTGCCGATATACCCCCTGTCCATAATGCCCACAGCAGAGGTGGAACTTCACTTTAACATGAGTGGAGATAACGTCAACGTCGAATTCGAGAGGGAGCTGAAGGTTGTTTACTATCTCTCCTATGACAAGGAGAGGGTTGTGGAGGAGACGTACCGGGCGGTCTCCAACACTTCAACGGGTAGTTCCTTCGCGGACAGCCTGTCCCTAAACATCAGTGATATCTTTAACCGGATAGAGCTCACCCGAAACATCCTGAAACTTCCAAAGGAGAGCGTTGGGGTTGAGCTCGTTGGCAGGATAAGGTACTCCGGCACCGTTAACGGCAGACCCGTGGAGGGTACCCAGGAGTTCCGGGGGAGCATAAGCTTCCCCTATGATGGATTTTACAGCATCGCGAGTGACCTGAAAAACGGCACTCAGGCGTTTACCGAGACTGTTACAGAAAACCGAACCGTAAACCAGGGAAAGCGTGTCATGTTCCTGGCACTCTCGGCTCTCTCTGCGGTTCTCGCGGGGATTGCAGTGGCCGTGGGTTGGAGGTTCAACCCGGCGGCATACAACGTTAACGAGATGGAGCTTGAGAGGGAGAAGAAAAAGCTCGCCAAGTGGGTAAGCTCTGGGAGGCTTCCTGAGCGTCTGTCCACTGAGAGGGTGGAGCTCGCTTCGCTTGCTGACCTCGTTGAAGCTGCCATAGACATGAACAAACGCGTGATCCACGACCCCAGCGAAGGTGTCTACTTCTTCTTGGACGGGGGGATGCTTTACTACTTCAGGGAAAGGATTACCAAAGGGGAGAAATGAAGTTCAAACGAAAGTCTTTTTTAGCATCACTGTGGGATAGGCTTAGGAGTAAGAAGGTGATGCTCATGAGCATGGACATGACCACTGAGATGTTCAAAGAGGAAGGATGGATAAGAAAAACGTGTAAAGTGTGCGGTAAGCCCTTCTGGACGCTCGATCCGGACAGGGAGACCTGCGGCGACCCGCCATGTGACGAGTACGCCTTTATAGGCAAGCCCGGCATACCTAAGAAGTACACCCTGGAGGAGATGCGCGAGAAGTTCCTGAGCTTCTTCGAGAGGCACGGCCACGGAAGGGTGAAGCGCTACCCGGTTTTACCGCGCTGGCGCGATGATGTCCTCCTCGTTGGCGCTTCAATCATGGACTTCCAGCCGTGGGTCATCAGCGGCGAGGCCGACCCGCCCGCGAACCCCCTCACAATAAGTCAGCCCTCGATAAGGTTTACCGACATAGACAACGTCGGAATAACCGGCAGGCACTTCACGATATTTGAGATGATGGCTCATCATGCATTCAACTACCCCGGTAAGCCAATATACTGGATGGACGAGACGGTCGAGCTCGCTTTCGAGTTCTTTACGAAAGACCTCGGAATGAAGCCCGAGGACATAACCTTCAAGGAGAACCCGTGGGCCGGTGGGGGAAACGCGGGGCCGGCCTTTGAGGTGCTCTACCGCGGCCTGGAGGTTGCAACCCTCGTTTTCATGCAGTACAAGAAGGCCCCGGAGAACGCTCCAGCTGACCAGGTCGTCGAGATAAAGGGCGACTACTATGTCCCGATGGAGACGAGGGTAGTCGACACCGGCTACGGCCTTGAGCGCTTGGTGTGGATGAGCCAGGGGACGCCGACGGCTTACGATGCCGTCCTCGGCTACGTCGTTGAGCCGCTGAAGAAACTCGCTGGAATAGAGAGGATAGACGAGAGAATCCTCATGGAGAACTCCCGCCTGGCGGGAATGTTCGACATCGAGGACATGGGTGACCTCAAGGTTCTCCGCCAGGAAGTCGCGAGACGCGTCGGCATAAGCGTCGAGGAGCTTGAGAGGGCAGTAAGGCCCTACGAGCTCATCTATGCCATAGCAGACCACACGAAGGCTTTAACCTTCATGCTGGCAGATGGGGTTATTCCATCGAACGTCAAGGCGGGCTATCTTGCCAGGCTCCTCATAAGGAAGAGCATAAGGCATTTGAGGGAGCTTGGTCTGGAGATACCGCTCGCTGAGATCGTCGCCATGCACATAAAGGAGCTCTCACCGACGTTCCCGGAGTTCAAGGAGATGGAAGATGTAATCCTCGATATAGTCAACGTCGAGGAGAAGCGCTACCACGAGACGCTCAAGCGCGGTAGCGACCTAGTGAAACGCGAGATTGCCAAGCTCAAGAAGGCAGGAAAAGACGAGATACCCCTCGAAAAGCTGATCCTGTTCTACGAGAGCCACGGCTTAACTCCAGAGATAGTCGCGGAAGTAGCCAGGAGTGAGGGGGTTAATGTTCACATCCCCGACAACTTCTACACCTTGGTTGCGAAGGACGCCGAGAGGACAGCGAAGGAGGAGGCCGCCAGGTACGTTGTTGACTTTGAGCTGGTCAAAGATCTGCCCGACACGAGGACGCTCTACTACGAAGATCCCTTCATGAAGGAGTTCGATGCGGAGGTGCTCAAGGTCATTGAGGACTGGGTCGTTCTCGACCAGACCGCCTTCTACCCCGAGGGGGGAGGCCAGCCCTACGACACCGGTGTGCTCACCGCTGGGGACGAAGAAGTGAGGGTAACCAACGTCCAGAAGGTCGGAAAGGTAATCCTCCACCGCGTTGATAAACCTGAAGCATTCAAGGAGGGCATGACCGTCCACGGGAAGATCGACTGGGAGAGGAGAATCCAGCACATGCGCCACCACACCGGAACCCATGTCCTCATGGGCGCTTTGGTTAGGGTTCTTGGAAAGCACGTCTGGCAGGCTGGCTCTCAGCTCAGCACCGACTGGGCCAGGTTAGATATTTCTCACTACAAGCGCATAACCGAGGAGGAGCTCAGAGAAATCGAGCGCCTCGCCAACAGGGTTGTCATGGAGAACAGGCCGGTGAAGTGGGAGTGGCTTCCGAGGACAGAGGCCGAGATGAAGTACGGCTTCCGCCTCTACCAGGGTGGTGTTGTCCCAGGAAGGATCATCAGGGTTCTCAACATCAAGGACTGGGACGTCCAGGCCTGCGGTGGAACGCATCTGCCGAACACCGGGCTTATTGGCCCGATTAAGATTCTCAGGACGGAGCGCATACAGGACGGCGTAGAGAGAATAATCTTCGCCGCCGGAGAAGCTGCCATCAACTGGATGCAGGAAACCGAGAGGATACTGAAGAGGACGAGCGAGGTCTTCCGCGTTCCTCCGGAGAAGGTTCCAGAGACCGCCGAGAGGTTCTTCAACGAGTGGAAGGTGGCCAGGAAAGAGGTGGAGAAGCTGAGGAAGGAGCTGGCGAAGCTCCTCGTTTACGAGCTTGAGAGCGAGGCCGAAAAGGTCGGCGACGTTGAGTTCATAGGTAAAGTCGTCGAGGGGAAGATGGATGACCTCCGCGAGGCGGCAAACAAGCTCAGGAAGGAGAAGAGGGTTGTCGTCCTCATAAGCTGGGAGGGCCACTTCGTCGTTGCCGTGGGGGACAACCTCGACCTCAAGGCCGGTGAGCTGGCGAAGGTGATAACGAGCGTCGCCGGCGGTGGCGGCGGTGGAAGGAAGGAGCTCGCCCAGGGCAGAATCAGGAACCCGCTGAAGGCGGAAGAGGCTATAGCCGAGGTGAAGAAGAGCCTCGGCTGATTCAAACCTTTTGGGGTGGTTGAAATCAGAGTGAAGGCCCTGACCAGGGAAGCGACTGAAATAGCCCGGGAAAGTGGGTTGATTGCGGTTCCAGAGTATCGCACGGCTGACGGCACTAGAATCGACCTGGCGATACTGAGCGATGGAAAGAAACTGCTCGCAGTCGAGTTCGAGAACTCCTACAAATGGATCCGGCAGAGGCTCCTCTACAACATCGTCAAGGCTTCCAGGGCCGGCTTCTCGGAGCTCTGGGTGGTGTACCCGTTTCAGGTGCCTTCCCTTGGCTGGATAAACGAGTATGCCATGGAGCTGGGCGTAGAGCTTAAGATTCTCGGGCCGGAGGAGTTCATGGAAAAGATACGGAGCATCAGAGCCCAGTAGGCTCGTCTATGAAGAAAACTTCGATCCCAAACTTTTCTTTTACGACCTCCATCAGGGCCTTGACGCCCAAGGTCTCTGTCTTATAGTGCCCGGCGACGGCAACGCTTATTCCAAGGTCGAGGGCAGTCAGGTAGTCCGCGTGGGTAAACTCGCCGGTTACGAGGAGATCTATCTCCCTTCTCCACGCCTCTTCAAGGGCGAATGCTCCAGCCCCGCTGATGGCTCCGACGGTTTTTATCTCCCCTTCCCCGAACTCGTAGGTTTTAACGGTTGTATCGAGCTTTTCGGCTATTACCTGGGCGACCTTCTCTATCGGCTGCGGCTCCTCGAACTCGCCGAGGAAGCCTATGCTCAGACCTTTGTATTCCCCAA comes from the Thermococcus thioreducens genome and includes:
- a CDS encoding signal peptidase I — encoded protein: MRVKYLILLVFLVPALILLPALGNLDLLVVLSGSMQPLFNPGDMVVIEIVDPSTVGIGDVIAFHPPDAKDEKTLVTHRVVDVVTNGSHRYFQTKGDNNEDLDPFLVPPENVVGRAVFSIPYLGYLTRHNPNRTVKLAVYFLLIVFPGLIVLYSELSYLRGYSPKMERREEKLKLWRSRTVEEVLPLRAVGIFFISMAVLTMMLHPAIEATPRGVVNTGTLPVLLLRNGVPDYVYLPPGKTYAGDYELAVNSVLPVMWLVKAYEVNPFILKSLNVIISLLLTLVTFPLWVREFPDIKSRVRRRHHETLGI
- a CDS encoding DUF5305 domain-containing protein, whose protein sequence is MKLWEYNLLSRIKRYWVPLTVIFLLLAAVFGYAYITTPTTVTKEITVTRTLYLWSGGIEGMGVVVQPNPIWDVGRKVVLPIYPLSIMPTAEVELHFNMSGDNVNVEFERELKVVYYLSYDKERVVEETYRAVSNTSTGSSFADSLSLNISDIFNRIELTRNILKLPKESVGVELVGRIRYSGTVNGRPVEGTQEFRGSISFPYDGFYSIASDLKNGTQAFTETVTENRTVNQGKRVMFLALSALSAVLAGIAVAVGWRFNPAAYNVNEMELEREKKKLAKWVSSGRLPERLSTERVELASLADLVEAAIDMNKRVIHDPSEGVYFFLDGGMLYYFRERITKGEK
- the alaS gene encoding alanine--tRNA ligase, with protein sequence MSMDMTTEMFKEEGWIRKTCKVCGKPFWTLDPDRETCGDPPCDEYAFIGKPGIPKKYTLEEMREKFLSFFERHGHGRVKRYPVLPRWRDDVLLVGASIMDFQPWVISGEADPPANPLTISQPSIRFTDIDNVGITGRHFTIFEMMAHHAFNYPGKPIYWMDETVELAFEFFTKDLGMKPEDITFKENPWAGGGNAGPAFEVLYRGLEVATLVFMQYKKAPENAPADQVVEIKGDYYVPMETRVVDTGYGLERLVWMSQGTPTAYDAVLGYVVEPLKKLAGIERIDERILMENSRLAGMFDIEDMGDLKVLRQEVARRVGISVEELERAVRPYELIYAIADHTKALTFMLADGVIPSNVKAGYLARLLIRKSIRHLRELGLEIPLAEIVAMHIKELSPTFPEFKEMEDVILDIVNVEEKRYHETLKRGSDLVKREIAKLKKAGKDEIPLEKLILFYESHGLTPEIVAEVARSEGVNVHIPDNFYTLVAKDAERTAKEEAARYVVDFELVKDLPDTRTLYYEDPFMKEFDAEVLKVIEDWVVLDQTAFYPEGGGQPYDTGVLTAGDEEVRVTNVQKVGKVILHRVDKPEAFKEGMTVHGKIDWERRIQHMRHHTGTHVLMGALVRVLGKHVWQAGSQLSTDWARLDISHYKRITEEELREIERLANRVVMENRPVKWEWLPRTEAEMKYGFRLYQGGVVPGRIIRVLNIKDWDVQACGGTHLPNTGLIGPIKILRTERIQDGVERIIFAAGEAAINWMQETERILKRTSEVFRVPPEKVPETAERFFNEWKVARKEVEKLRKELAKLLVYELESEAEKVGDVEFIGKVVEGKMDDLREAANKLRKEKRVVVLISWEGHFVVAVGDNLDLKAGELAKVITSVAGGGGGGRKELAQGRIRNPLKAEEAIAEVKKSLG
- a CDS encoding Nif3-like dinuclear metal center hexameric protein, whose translation is MNRDELVAFLDEYLQISAYPDKSSNGLQVEGKEEVERIAFAVDTTLRTIGRAAKAGADMMVVHHGMIWGGLGYITGVHYRRLKALFDAGINLYAAHLPLDAHPEVGNNVGLLRLLGIEPKEPFGEYKGLSIGFLGEFEEPQPIEKVAQVIAEKLDTTVKTYEFGEGEIKTVGAISGAGAFALEEAWRREIDLLVTGEFTHADYLTALDLGISVAVAGHYKTETLGVKALMEVVKEKFGIEVFFIDEPTGL